One Helianthus annuus cultivar XRQ/B unplaced genomic scaffold, HanXRQr2.0-SUNRISE HanXRQChr00c005, whole genome shotgun sequence genomic window carries:
- the LOC110910907 gene encoding uncharacterized protein LOC110910907 encodes MLRKRQLQHQSMQITEITFSIIQGILTTRDEEYGKFYKPYATSIVQFLKIATCATSGLDYFHNKRMEGIVVDWYHRQPQVLADVRRQYTEMDSTKIPPSFLKFIGEDIVFLTIPSDFATNLWGDKVPYGKTVQIRDGGSLSFVRIRNRNGQPIFTDGWINLVRKNALKLKDGVLITATGPYTFNVSWFKEYVCQNSYFTAQQKTVPEMSLMPHTFWKNFYGKNYKGEMARVYIGERFWNVKLEACSHCCCFKDGWRKLVEEVPLENECAFGCMFTLVFFM; translated from the exons ATGTTAAGAAAGAGACAGCTGCAACACCAAAG CATGCAGATAACTGAGATTACATTCTCCATAATACAAGGGATACTAACGACTAGAGATGAGGAATATGGaaagttttacaaaccatatgCTACTTCAATTGTACAATTTCTAAAGATAGCAACATGTGCTACGAGTGGTCTAGACTACTTTCATAATAAGAG AATGGAAGGCATAGTTGTCGATTGGTACCATCGGCAACCGCAAGTACTTGCGGATGTACGAAGACAATATACCG AAATGGATTCAACGAAGATACCTCCTTCGTTCTTAAAATTTATTGGAGAAGATATTGTGTTTTTG ACCATACCATCTGACTTTGCAACTAATCTGTGGGGAGATAAAGTGCCCTATGGTAAAACAGTACAAATAAGAGATGGTGGCAGTTTGAGCTTTGTAAGGATCAGAAACAGAAATGGACAACCTATATTTACTGACGGATGGATTAATTTGGTTAGAAAAAATGCTTTGAAATTAAAAGATGGAGTATTAATAACAGCCACCGGGCCATACACATTCAATGTTTCATGGTTCAAAGAATATGTCTGTCAAAACTCTTATTTTACAGCACAACAAAAAACTGTACCAGAAATGTCT CTTATGCCTCATACATTTTGGAAGAACTTTTATGGTAAAAACTACAAGGGTGAAATGGCAAGGGTATATATTGGAGAAAGATTTTGGAATGTCAAGTTGGAAGCATGTtcgcattgttgttgtttcaaAGATGGATGGCGTAAACTGGTTGAGGAGGTGCCTTTGGAGAACGAATGTGCCTTTGGATGCATGTTCACATTAGTGTTTTTCATGTAG